AAATATTCCAACATTGTCAAAAGCAGTTTTTATTGTCAAACaaattatatactgtatatatatatacatatatattcaattGTACATCTAAGTAGTTTATTACTATGAAACTTCATCAGTTCTTGATGCACAGCAGCAAAATAGGACACGTTTGAAATGCGTTTTGTTCTGGAAATTTGTAGAAAGTTGTGAGTATTAGCTGCCTCCCCTCGGGCGAAGTCTCCTCCAGAGCTCTTGCCTCAGCAGGTCCCTCTCTTTGCGGATTCCCTGCAACACAGTGCGATTCTCCTGAGCCCGTCGCACCAGATAGGGGAGTGTGTCGTCCAATGAGCCATATGGCACTGACTTGTATATGGCATACCCCTCCttggctggaggagagaggcatgATGAGGgagaatggaaaacaaaatgaccaaAGATAGGTAACGTGAATATGTTACTCTGCATAAAAATCTCTCCAAAAGAAAATTTATGAAAAGTCCACCATTGTAACATGAGGGACAGTGAAtggaaatgtgtatttttgcattgtCTCTCGCCTTAAAAAGTCCCGTGCAATTTATTATTTGCAGATTCAGCCTGTACAACAGCCTCATGTCCTGTCAAGCTGCCATCGAATAACACACGAAAACATAAAGAATACCAGCTGAGTCGCAGCTCACCGAGTGTGAGGGAGACGTGGTCACACATTCCCAGCAGCTGGCCGAAACACACTGAACCTCCATCTTTGTCTATCCCCAACTCGTCCATCCTGAAAAGAATACACAACAGCTACATCAGAATAGACGGTAGTGGCGCCCAGCGGTCTCAAGATCGATTTGAGGGACAGTGCTCTGTGCTCAACCAGCATTTCAATCCAGTAATAACACTGTTGGACACATAGTTAAACTATTGAACGTTTGCGAAAGGGCCCAATTACATTTGGCACTTGGACTCCTGAAACCATTTGGTATTTGCATCAATGGCTGcattgtttgctttctttctgtctttctaaCTTTCTGGTGCGCACCAGAAatatatgtatctatgtatgttttattttgcctATGTACCCCGTAGGGGCTCTGTACTTATTCTTAAAATCATGGGCAAAACTGGTAGATAATGGATTTGCAACATTAACATAAGGCTCGCAagcaaatattgttttgtctaCAGGGGTCACAAGCCATAAAGTTTGGGAACCACTGAGCATTGAGTGAAGGTAAGATCTAAGATCAGAGCAAGGAGACAAGTTCATTTTatccaaaacataaaaagaaaaaagacactaCGAATTTTTGGGTGATGAGTTGTGTGTACACTTTCAGATGGATGTAAACGAGTTGCCCACATGtgattttcacttcctgtggtcTGACCGTTTGGCGGCTCGTCTCACTGACTCCTCGTTGTGGGTGGCGACTATAATCCTGTAGCGCTCATGTTTCTGGGATATAGCGTTCAGCATGACGTCCAGCGAGCCGTTAtaactgcaacacaaacacaagtaaaCAGATGAAATGTGTCGGGGTCAcgtttgtgtttctcaaaaaGGTCACGTTTTCTATGTGCAACAGGCCTATCCACCATCCCAAAGGAAAAGCGTTGAAGTTGACTTAAATCCAGATGAAAAGGCTTTTTAGCACACATCCAGGGTAATTGATGAAATCGACTCCACCCAGACAGTAGATTTAGTTAATGCACttcatattttgttattgtctgGGGTGCATTTGGCCGCTGTCTCTTATTGACCTGTCATTGGTGTCCTCCCAGCTCTGATGGACGGGGTCCAGACGACCCTCTTTCTCTGCcagcttcctctccttgtcCATGTAGGCTCCTCGTACCAGTTTGACCCCCAGACAGAAACCCTCACTcttggacagagacagagcatcTAGCAGGAGGGACCTGGACTCCTGGAAGACACAGATGAAGAGGGGAGTATTTGATAATGTCTCCTTTCAGGAAAATACTTAAGTCTCAAGGTATTGAGTGAAAATATTACAATTGATTCAAAATATTTAGAAATGATCAGAGAAACTGAGAGATTTGCCTTCAGGTAACACTGATATGTATTCCAAATCCAGGCACTATCTTTGTTGAACTTCTTCATCATGGCCATGGTGACGAGCGAGAGGGCAGGGTTCATGTAGGTGTACTCTGCATCGACCAGGACTCGGACTTTGTTTACACTGGCCTAAGACAGATAAGTGACAGATGCAACACTgggaaacaataataattcCCATGTTGTCATGTACAAATTTCCCATAAGCCATCGGATCTGTACCTCTCCTATTCTGTTGAGTCTCTGCAGACCACAGAGGAGGTGGGCAACTTCACTTTCGTCTAAACCGGGGAAAATGATTGGCTGAAAGTGCAAAGTTCATTTAACAATCAGGACCAACATCAAAACTGTCAACATCTGCGTGCGTGTACACTTGGTAGAAGGAAGACAGCCGGCGATCTGGAGTTGTTTTGGTGCGATGTGGACGTACTTCTCCGTCCATGGCTCTCACAAGGAGACTCGGGTCGTATGGTTGTTGTGCAATGAGGGTTGTGATTTTCACCTTGATACAAGCAGAACGGACTCATCAGTGACAGGTATTGCACAATGTCTTCACTGTGAAAAAGGGAGTAGACACACTTTTTACAAACGGTATGGACGGGGTGTTTAAAAATAACCTTCCACAGCTgtgaacacaaaaatgtgtattcttatctttttttcccacgtACTTGAACTATTTAGTTACATTAAGTTTGGCCCCAAGGTACATTTCACACAGCTTGTCAGGGTTCTCACGTGGCCTCAGAAAACTAGAAATTTCACATTTGGTTTTCCTCGTAGccaaaatattaacaataataccAATAAATATCATtgatatttcacaaaatcaaatgttaaagccccctttacagaaaaaaaaagcatatctTTGATTGCATAACGTCATTAacagttaaatatttttggtaGGATGAATGATGACTCTGAGCCTTACACATAGCTCCGGGCTGAGCAGGGCCGTGACCTTCAGCTGCATCATCGGGTCTTTGCTCCAGGTGTTGCTGTGGGACATCCGCACACATTCCAGCATGGCCTCCAAGTTGTCGTCGTATCTCTTCTCCCTGGAGGTGGTGAACGTCAACATGAGCTGCGATGGACTTTATCACTTCATCGTGCAAGAATATCGTAAGCTGCTTTCAGTCCAGATATCTTCCTGAAATGTTGCGTCGTGTGTTGTCTGTCGagttgatatacagtatgttcaatTGAGGGTCTGCATATGAGGCTCCTTAAACTTTTAGGTTTGAGTGCTCTACTTGATATAGAGATGAAATAACATAGTCAGCTTTTCAGGTGACGGCAACATTTAATCTGTGTAACGATTTAAAACCAACATAAATACTGACTAAAATGATCTATTATTGCATTTCTGCCCATTATATAAACTTGGTGTTAGTCTATAATTCAATCCTA
This Scophthalmus maximus strain ysfricsl-2021 chromosome 16, ASM2237912v1, whole genome shotgun sequence DNA region includes the following protein-coding sequences:
- the prodh2 gene encoding hydroxyproline dehydrogenase isoform X3; its protein translation is MMCSRLRPPLPRLLLLRAMGTAAPRLGASPQPDLLSPALAFEDPSAFRVKSWGELLRALGVFHLCSFPLLVNNCGKLMSVARTLLGRRGFSLLLQPTVYAQFVAGETETEISRSVEKMKLLGLRPMLAVPIEEDLGESTGEKRYDDNLEAMLECVRMSHSNTWSKDPMMQLKVTALLSPELCVKITTLIAQQPYDPSLLVRAMDGEPIIFPGLDESEVAHLLCGLQRLNRIGEASVNKVRVLVDAEYTYMNPALSLVTMAMMKKFNKDSAWIWNTYQCYLKESRSLLLDALSLSKSEGFCLGVKLVRGAYMDKERKLAEKEGRLDPVHQSWEDTNDSYNGSLDVMLNAISQKHERYRIIVATHNEESVRRAAKRSDHRK
- the prodh2 gene encoding hydroxyproline dehydrogenase isoform X2; amino-acid sequence: MMCSRLRPPLPRLLLLRAMGTAAPRLGASPQPDLLSPALAFEDPSAFRVKSWGELLRALGVFHLCSFPLLVNNCGKLMSVARTLLGRRGFSLLLQPTVYAQFVAGETETEISRSVEKMKLLGLRPMLAVPIEEDLGESTGEKRYDDNLEAMLECVRMSHSNTWSKDPMMQLKVTALLSPELCVKITTLIAQQPYDPSLLVRAMDGEESRSLLLDALSLSKSEGFCLGVKLVRGAYMDKERKLAEKEGRLDPVHQSWEDTNDSYNGSLDVMLNAISQKHERYRIIVATHNEESVRRAAKRMDELGIDKDGGSVCFGQLLGMCDHVSLTLAKEGYAIYKSVPYGSLDDTLPYLVRRAQENRTVLQGIRKERDLLRQELWRRLRPRGGS
- the prodh2 gene encoding hydroxyproline dehydrogenase isoform X1; protein product: MMCSRLRPPLPRLLLLRAMGTAAPRLGASPQPDLLSPALAFEDPSAFRVKSWGELLRALGVFHLCSFPLLVNNCGKLMSVARTLLGRRGFSLLLQPTVYAQFVAGETETEISRSVEKMKLLGLRPMLAVPIEEDLGESTGEKRYDDNLEAMLECVRMSHSNTWSKDPMMQLKVTALLSPELCVKITTLIAQQPYDPSLLVRAMDGEPIIFPGLDESEVAHLLCGLQRLNRIGEASVNKVRVLVDAEYTYMNPALSLVTMAMMKKFNKDSAWIWNTYQCYLKESRSLLLDALSLSKSEGFCLGVKLVRGAYMDKERKLAEKEGRLDPVHQSWEDTNDSYNGSLDVMLNAISQKHERYRIIVATHNEESVRRAAKRMDELGIDKDGGSVCFGQLLGMCDHVSLTLAKEGYAIYKSVPYGSLDDTLPYLVRRAQENRTVLQGIRKERDLLRQELWRRLRPRGGS